The following proteins are co-located in the Dromiciops gliroides isolate mDroGli1 chromosome 2, mDroGli1.pri, whole genome shotgun sequence genome:
- the RIOX1 gene encoding ribosomal oxygenase 1, with protein MDGARVSALAIYRLQERAGITQKEKPGRLQKPRKVHLSPSKDDKKKQQKQKGNKKVSPTKGCSQVGLEVPEPLSKKENGLKLEGEPEAAASLSSPLAPDIEKWSGSPKKQKTQNETAEPERVLLPTARAGEEREVLPPASAAVEKRSGVSRNQKTKRQTAEPERALPRTPMVAMGEERETGLSPSVIEKLSGVPNNQKARKKRALLSTARGGEESKVEQSPGAIGKPSEGPRRKKAKRQEAEPERVLPPTARGGEERVVEQSLGTTEKPSEGQRKKKAKRQAAEPERVLPPTARGGEERVVEQSPEVIEKPSEGPRKKKAKRQAAELECVLPPTAEEDREVGPFPGAAKKQKSERQAAGPGRAPTPIPTVAVEKPSRSQKCKKVPGDKADKVGEKRKVAEGGVKGELVEGQNSCGAGSGAPSLQQVLQELGQIPHSKRRAARLFEWLIAPLPVDHFFSWMWEKDAVLVRRGNPDYYRGLFSTAELDAVLRGEDVQFGLHLDAARYRNGQRETLNPPGRALPATAWALYRDGCSLRLLCPQAFSAVVWQVLSVLQEHFGSMVGANAYLTPPGSQGFAPHYDDIEAFVLQLEGRKLWRVYKPREQTEELPQFSSPNFGPQGLGKPVLQEVLEPGDLLYFPRGFIHQAECEPGVHSLHLTVSTFQRNSWGDLLEPLLPAALQAAMEEDVEFRRGLPRDYLDYMGVQHSESGDPRRGPFLEKVQRLLARLAQYAPVDAVADQRAKGFLHDCLPPVLSEKERALSVHGLPARWEAGEAWDVGAKITTETQVRLLRHGLTRLVSEDDSVLLYYTVENSRVYHQGEPKYLEIDSQYTDGMEYLFSSYPGFVQVGDLPCDSRKDQISLVTMLFEKGLLITKKPLTP; from the coding sequence ATGGACGGCGCACGTGTATCTGCTTTAGCTATCTACCGCTTGCAGGAGCGCGCCGGCATCACCCAGAAAGAGAAACCCGGGCGACTGCAGAAGCCGAGAAAAGTACACCTTTCTCCGTCCAAAGACGACAAGAAGAAGCAGCAAAAGCAGAAGGGGAACAAAAAGGTGAGCCCGACTAAGGGATGCTCCCAGGTAGGGCTAGAGGTGCCCGAGCcgctgtcaaaaaaagaaaatggcttgAAACTGGAAGGGGAGCCCGAGGCGGCAGCTTCGCTGTCCAGCCCGCTGGCACCCGACATAGAGAAATGGAGCGGGAGCCCCAAGAAGCAGAAAACCCAGAATGAGACCGCGGAGCCCGAAAGGGTTCTGCTTCCGACGGCTCGGgcgggagaggagagggaagtacTGCCTCCTGCATCAGCGGCAGTAGAGAAACGGAGCGGGGTCTCAAGGAATCAGAAAACCAAGAGGCAGACTGCAGAGCCCGAAAGGGCCCTTCCTCGGACCCCGATGGTGGcgatgggagaggagagagagacggGGCTGTCTCCTTCAGTGATAGAGAAACTGAGCGGGGTCCCCAACAAtcagaaagccaggaaaaaaaGGGCTTTGCTCTCGACGGCTcggggaggagaggagagcaagGTGGAACAGTCTCCTGGGGCAATAGGGAAACCGAGCGAGGGGCCAAGGAGGAAGAAAGCCAAGAGACAGGAGGCAGAGCCCGAAAGGGTCCTACCTCCGACGGCtcggggaggagaagagagggtggTCGAACAGTCTCTTGGGACAACAGAAAAGCCGAGCGAGggccaaaggaagaagaaagccaAGAGACAGGCGGCAGAGCCCGAAAGGGTCCTACCCCCGACGGCtcggggaggggaagagagggtggtGGAACAATCTCCTGAGGTAATAGAAAAGCCGAGCGAGGGCCCAAGGAAGAAGAAAGCCAAGAGACAGGCGGCAGAGCTCGAATGTGTCTTACCCCCGACGGCAGAGGAGGACAGGGAAGTGGGACCGTTTCCTGGGGCAGCAAAGAAGCAGAAAAGTGAAAGACAGGCTGCGGGACCTGGAAGGGCCCCAACTCCCATCCCTACTGTTGCAGTCGAAAAACCGAGCCGGAGCCAAAAGTGTAAGAAAGTCCCGGGAGACAAGGCGGATaaggtgggagagaagaggaaggtggCCGAAGGGGGGGTAAAAGGAGAGCTTGTGGAGGGGCAAAACAGCTGCGGAGCGGGGTCCGGGGCGCCCTCCCTACAGCAGGTTCTCCAGGAGCTGGGCCAGATTCCGCACAGCAAACGTCGGGCCGCCCGTCTCTTCGAGTGGTTGATCGCGCCTTTGCCAGTCGACCATTTCTTCAGCTGGATGTGGGAGAAGGACGCGGTGCTGGTGCGGCGGGGCAACCCGGATTACTACCGGGGCCTGTTCTCCACGGCAGAACTGGACGCGGTGCTGCGTGGGGAGGACGTGCAGTTTGGGCTGCATCTGGACGCCGCTCGCTACCGGAACGGCCAGCGCGAGACCCTGAACCCGCCGGGGCGGGCGCTCCCGGCCACCGCGTGGGCCCTGTACCGGGACGGCTGCTCCCTTCGTCTCTTGTGCCCGCAGGCCTTCTCTGCCGTAGTGTGGCAGGTGCTGTCGGTGCTCCAGGAGCATTTCGGCAGCATGGTGGGTGCCAACGCCTACCTCACTCCACCCGGCTCCCAGGGCTTCGCCCCTCACTACGATGACATCGAAGCCTTCGTCCTGCAGCTGGAGGGCAGGAAACTCTGGCGCGTCTACAAGCCCAGGGAGCAGACGGAAGAACTACCCCAGTTCTCCAGCCCTAACTTTGGACCCCAGGGCTTGGGAAAGCCTGTGTTGCAGGAAGTGCTGGAGCCTGGGGATCTGCTTTATTTCCCTCGGGGCTTTATCCACCAGGCCGAGTGTGAGCCTGGGGTGCACTCCCTGCACCTCACTGTATCTACCTTCCAGCGCAATTCTTGGGGGGACCTGCTGGAGCCCCTGCTCCCTGCAGCTTTGCAAGCTGCCATGGAGGAGGATGTGGAATTCCGCAGGGGTCTGCCTAGGGACTACCTAGATTACATGGGGGTTCAGCATTCAGAATCTGGGGACCCTCGGCGAGGTCCCTTCCTGGAGAAGGTGCAGAGATTGCTTGCCCGCCTGGCACAGTATGCCCCCGTGGATGCTGTGGCGGACCAGAGGGCCAAGGGCTTCCTCCACGACTGTCTGCCTCCAGTGCTGTCAGAGAAGGAGCGGGCACTGAGTGTGCATGGGCTGCCTGCCCGGTGGGAGGCTGGGGAGGCTTGGGATGTGGGGGCAAAAATTACCACCGAGACCCAGGTCCGCCTGCTTAGGCATGGTTTGACTCGCTTAGTGAGTGAGGATGACAGTGTCCTATTGTACTACACGGTGGAAAATTCCCGAGTCTATCATCAGGGGGAGCCCAAATACCTGGAGATTGACTCCCAGTACACTGATGGCATGGAGTACTTGTTCAGTTCTTACCCAGGCTTTGTGCAAGTGGGAGACCTGCCTTGCGATAGTAGGAAGGACCAGATTTCCTTGGTGACCATGTTATTTGAAAAGGGACTGCTGATCACCAAGAAACCTCTGACCCCATAG